The genomic window TAATGCAAACAATAGACAAATAGTAAAAAAGAATAAAAACTTTACAAAGATCCTGTTTTTCGGGATCTTATTTTTATGTATAAAACTAGAGGATATTATCAATCAAATCAAAGCAGACCACGAAGAAATCGAAACCCACAATAGTAGTAAAAATAGGAAAAAACTAGTATGATATAATTGTTTGATGGTTTAGAATAATCTGACCAAAGAGGGGGAGTTTCATGCTTTCAACAGCTGTCATTGAGGAAGTACTTGCCGCTGCGCTTGCAACCGGCGGTGATTTCTCTGAAGTGTTTGTTGAGGACCGGTATACAAACAATCTGACACTTCAGAGCGGCAAAATTGAAAATAGTTTGTCTGGCAGGGATTTTGGGATAGGCATCCGGGTTTTCAAAGGATTACAAAGTGTCTATACGTATACAACGGATGCTTCAAAGGAAGGATTGTTAAAAGCAGCAAGAAATGCAGCTCACGCCATTTCCGGAGATAAGATTATCCAGCCGCAGCCTCTCGTTAAAGAAATTATTACGTGTGCCCATCCGATTACAATAAATCCGAAAGATACCGAAAAAAGCCGCAAAGCGGACGTGATGAAAAAGGCGTATGAGATCGCAAAAAACTACCACTCTACTATACAGCAGGTTCTGATTCGTTATTTGGATGAAGAGCAAAATGTGCTGATTGCAAATAGCGAAGGGAAATTTGTTGAGGATAAGAGAGTGAGAAGCAGATTGGCGATCCAATCCATTGCCTCTGACGGCAGTCAAATGCAGCCTGGCTTCTACGGACCGGGTGCCCATAAGGGGTTTGAGTTTTTCGAGAATTTAAATCTTGAGCATTATGCGGGAGAGGCCTCGCGAATCGCTGTGACAATGCTAGGTGCTGAACCATGTCCAAGCGGGAAATTCCCGGTCATTATTGATAATGAATTTGGCGGGGTTATTTTTCATGAGGCTTGCGGACATGGGCTCGAAGCAACCTCTGTGGCAAAAAATAACTCAGTTTTTGCGAATCGGATAGGTGAAAAAGTGGCGTCAGATGTCGTTACATATATTGATGACGGCACACTCGAGAATGAGTGGGGATCCATTACAATCGATGATGAGGGTGAGAAGGCTCGTAAAAATGTACTCATAGAAAATGGGATATTAAAAGGTTACTTGATTGATAAATTTAACGGTCGAAGAATGGGGATGCCTTCAACAGGTTCCGGCAGAAGACAATCATACCGTTTTGCTCCGACTTCTAGAATGACAAATACTTATATTGCAGAAGGCGAATCCACTCCAGAAGAAATTATCGCCAATACGGAGCATGGAATTTATGCTAAATATATGGGTGGCGGATCAGTTAATCCGGCAACCGGGGACTATAACTTTGCGGTAATGGAAGCTTATTATGTAAAAAATGGTAAGCTGGGTAAACCGTTAAAAGGAGCTACCCTAATTGGGAACGGTGCTGAAACATTAAAGCTTGTCGATATGGTAGGCAATAATTTAGCTCATGGTGAGGGAATGTGCGGCTCCTTAAGTGGAAGCATTCCAGTCAATGTTGGCCAGCCGATGATTCGTGTTAGTGAAATGACGGTTGGCGGCAGTAAGGAGGCTGAATAAGGATGATGGTCCAGGATTTTAAGCAGAAGCTTTTTTCACTTGCGGAGCAGCATGGCTTTTCTGATATGGAGCTTTATTATGAAAAAGAGGAGAAATTCAGCTGCAGTTTGTTTAAAGGCGAGCTAGATTCCTATGAAAGCTCTGAAATAGCTGGGGTCTCTTTTCGGGGTATATGTGATGGAAAAACAGGCAGTGCGTTCACTGAAAAGCTTGATGAGGAATCCTTGTTATTTTTGGTAGAAAGCGCCAAGGAAAATGCTCTAGTTTCTGAGGAAGAAACAATGGATGAGATGTTTGCTGGAAGTGACTCTTACTATGATGGAAGCTTTTATTCAAATGAGCTGGAGAAAGTGTCCATTCCAGAAAAAGTAGAACTATTAAAGACAATCGAAAAGCATATTTATGCTTATGATGAAAGAGTCACAGGGACGAATTATTTTATGCTGGAAAGCGCAGATTCAGAGAGAACCATCATAAATAGCAAGGGGCTCGCACTTAAGGAAAGGCTTAACCATATCGGTATGTTTATTTCTGTTGTTGTGAAGCAGGGGGATGAAATAAAAACAGGGTTATATATAAACGTGACAAGGGATTTCTCCTCTTTAGATCCTGAAGAGATTGCCAAGCAAGCTGTTGAAGAGGCTCTTTCACAGTTAAATGCACAAACAGTGCCCAGCAAACGCTATCCGGTAATATTACGAAATACCGCAGCAGGAAGTCTCCTGCAAACTTTTTCGCCGGTTTTTTCTGCCGAAAACGCACA from Bacillus sp. DTU_2020_1000418_1_SI_GHA_SEK_038 includes these protein-coding regions:
- a CDS encoding TldD/PmbA family protein; translation: MMVQDFKQKLFSLAEQHGFSDMELYYEKEEKFSCSLFKGELDSYESSEIAGVSFRGICDGKTGSAFTEKLDEESLLFLVESAKENALVSEEETMDEMFAGSDSYYDGSFYSNELEKVSIPEKVELLKTIEKHIYAYDERVTGTNYFMLESADSERTIINSKGLALKERLNHIGMFISVVVKQGDEIKTGLYINVTRDFSSLDPEEIAKQAVEEALSQLNAQTVPSKRYPVILRNTAAGSLLQTFSPVFSAENAQKGQSLLKEKVGESIAVPALQIVDDPFLENGLFSKTFDSEGVATAKKEIVKDGRLVTLLHNRKTAEKANVESTGNAYKSSYKGTLAVSPTNFYITPGQTSLEGLTSSIKEGIIITDLEGLHSGADSVSGNFSLAAKGYYVKDGEIQFAVKQMTIAGNFYELLNSIEQIGSDLDFSFSFVAPGYIGSPSLLIKELAVTVE
- a CDS encoding TldD/PmbA family protein; this translates as MLSTAVIEEVLAAALATGGDFSEVFVEDRYTNNLTLQSGKIENSLSGRDFGIGIRVFKGLQSVYTYTTDASKEGLLKAARNAAHAISGDKIIQPQPLVKEIITCAHPITINPKDTEKSRKADVMKKAYEIAKNYHSTIQQVLIRYLDEEQNVLIANSEGKFVEDKRVRSRLAIQSIASDGSQMQPGFYGPGAHKGFEFFENLNLEHYAGEASRIAVTMLGAEPCPSGKFPVIIDNEFGGVIFHEACGHGLEATSVAKNNSVFANRIGEKVASDVVTYIDDGTLENEWGSITIDDEGEKARKNVLIENGILKGYLIDKFNGRRMGMPSTGSGRRQSYRFAPTSRMTNTYIAEGESTPEEIIANTEHGIYAKYMGGGSVNPATGDYNFAVMEAYYVKNGKLGKPLKGATLIGNGAETLKLVDMVGNNLAHGEGMCGSLSGSIPVNVGQPMIRVSEMTVGGSKEAE